One window of Clostridiisalibacter paucivorans DSM 22131 genomic DNA carries:
- a CDS encoding DUF6036 family nucleotidyltransferase, which yields MKNKNREILFELLKDMENFADMKNIKYPPIYLLGGSGCIIAGYLDRATTDIDFIDMDYEATIGKLFRVLDRFDMLDTYLTTVPLDFKNRVIKIKDFKNIYVLSKEDIIVSKIGRYSEKDIEDISILIKSSDKELIAKLINSVKNREDMSERVKKVFIKNTLLFKERFYV from the coding sequence ATGAAAAATAAGAATAGAGAGATTTTATTCGAACTTCTTAAGGACATGGAAAATTTTGCTGACATGAAGAATATTAAGTATCCACCTATATATTTATTAGGTGGTTCAGGGTGTATTATTGCAGGATATTTAGATAGAGCTACAACAGATATTGATTTTATAGATATGGATTATGAAGCTACTATTGGCAAATTATTTAGAGTTTTAGATAGATTTGACATGCTAGATACATATTTGACAACAGTACCATTAGATTTTAAAAATAGAGTTATAAAAATAAAGGATTTTAAAAATATCTATGTTCTATCAAAAGAAGATATTATTGTAAGTAAAATAGGTAGGTACTCCGAAAAGGATATAGAGGATATTAGTATCTTAATAAAAAGTTCTGACAAAGAGTTAATAGCAAAACTTATTAATAGTGTAAAAAATAGAGAAGATATGAGTGAAAGGGTCAAGAAAGTTTTTATAAAAAACACACTATTATTTAAGGAGAGATTTTATGTATAA